The following coding sequences are from one Gossypium raimondii isolate GPD5lz chromosome 4, ASM2569854v1, whole genome shotgun sequence window:
- the LOC105779603 gene encoding uncharacterized protein LOC105779603, with amino-acid sequence MDSKEILSIFSFLLLFLQSHARPPVESSLPSGPSSPAPAPGPSNHWCWLSSTSCHNESLRACLDPASIGSKKVIVLVMNEGERNLNVSVSMSHGKTKTVEVLPNLTRKVEITAKVGGNSTIQIDAGELRCAIHIRAAASSYGIFNYIPFPRHISPIYLVILTGLIIGSTYACYKRSKRDDGIAYQQLEMGQPVSSSPNNVDVETAQGWEQDWDGEWQEVKSKLASVNGLSSRSGKRDDD; translated from the exons ATGGATTCAAAGGAAATcctttcaatcttttctttccttttactCTTTCTTCAATCACACGCTCGACCTCCGGTGGAATCTTCcctg CCTTCCGGGCCATCGTCACCGGCGCCGGCTCCTGGGCCTAGTAACCATTGGTGTTGGCTTTCGTCAACGAGTTGTCATAACGAAAGCTTAAGGGCGTGCCTTGATCCTGCGTCAATTG GTTCAAAGAAAGTAATAGTACTGGTGATGAACGAAGGAGAGAGAAACCTAAATGTCAGTGTGAGTATGTCACATGGCAAGACCAAGACGGTGGAAGTGCTCCCTAACCTAACTCGAAAG GTTGAGATCACAGCAAAAGTTGGTGGAAATTCAACCATACAAATAGATGCTGGAGAATTGAGGTGTGCAATTCACATACGAGCAGCAGCATCAAGTTACGGCATATTCAATTATATCCCTTTCCCCAGGCATATAAGCCCCATCTACTTAGTGATTCTAACAGGTCTGATCATCGGCAGTACGTACGCCTGCTACAAGCGAAGCAAAAGGGACGATGGAATCGCATACCAGCAGCTTGAAATGGGGCAACCCGTCTCGTCTTCACCTAACAATGTCGATGTAGAAACAGCTCAAGGTTGGGAACAAGATTGGGATGGCGAGTGGCAGGAGGTGAAGTCAAAACTAGCATCTGTGAATGGCCTTTCTTCTAGGTCTGGCAAGCGAGATGATGATTAG